The Humulus lupulus chromosome 7, drHumLupu1.1, whole genome shotgun sequence region GTTTCCACTTGTAACTTTCTTTGGCGAGATCTATTCTTTTTTTAATGGAAATCTGAACCTTGGTTCTTATGGGCTATCTCTTGGGGATTGGTTGGTAGAACTCAAGATGCAAAAACATTCATACTTAATATTTTTTCCGTAACTTGTCAAAAGGACATTAATGTTGCAGATGGAGAGTTAAGAGTTAGGTTCAGGGACCTATGCTTAGAGAACTCCATGTGTCTTTTCTTTTGTTTGTGTGAGAAGTAAGAATACATATTTATCCTATTACTAAGTACAGGAGTAAGAGAGTCTTTAGACTGGGGTCTTTCAATTTTCAATTAGGAGGTCGTATGTCTTGGGAACTGAGTGGTTTCTTTTtctccctcattgtattttgttttaattgtGTCTTCTTGAAAATTGCTCAATTAATGTGAAAGGTTTTTGTCTTTAGAAGAGTATTTGGGAAGTACTATATCATTCTAGTGTATAATAGTCCTTTTGGTTTGTAGCAATCTGATTTTtctatttatcattttttatttgtaTACTGAATGTAATGCTGTTAGCTGTCAACATtggaaaattttctcattttggGGTCATTTGCCTCAAAATTTGGTAAACTTGGATGTTGAATCTTTATGCGTTAAAAACCAAGCCTGTATGAACAACATCTATTTTCTATGTCAAGGTAGTAGGCTTaattatatttcaaaattttggatcatgactttctttttcttttattgtaTATATTCTTGCAGATACAACACCCCAGAACACAATTGAATCGGTTTGACTTAGTTATCACTCCTCAACATGACTATTATCCTTTGACCCCTCAAGGACAAGAGCAGGTTCCTCGATTTCTTAGGAAGTGGATTACTCCTCAGGAACCCCCTGGCAAGCATGTGGTGCGTAGGTCATGCCTCGAAAATGGAATCTGCTCATGCTTTATTTTTCTATCCTGCTATCTATTCTTAAGTGCTAATGTGCTATagtattttctaatttttttaccTGGTTTTGTAATTGATCTTACCCATTCTAAATACAGGTCCTCACAGTGGGAGCTTTACATCAAATTGATTCCACTGCTCTTCGTAGTGCAGCTAGTACATGGCATGATGAGTTTGCACCTCTGCCAAAGCCCTTACTTGTGGTTTATGTTGGTGGGCCTACAGGTACCTTCATTTCGCCCTGAATTGGTTAGTGTTTGATATATCTTTTGCttatgaaaaatataaataatatagttCAGATTTTTGTTATAATATTTAATGCTAGAGTAATTATGTTTTGTTAAGCTTTAATTCCGGGCTTCAATAAAATGTGTTGCTGCATCAAGTCTAAAATACTTGTTACATTTGATATGGATTGTTGTGTctcaataaattttattttcatcTACTACTTAGATTCACTTATTCTCAAGCTACTTAGAATTGTCACGGTGGATtatgtatggtttttattttccACAATTTGTAATACTACTCGTTCCATTAACACATTGGAGTCTGCAAGTTCataaaattcttttttttttatttggtgaaATAGATGTACATACATAAGGTTTATAAAGCTTAGTCGAGAACCGAGGTGTTTTTTTAGCTCAATGATGCGCAAGCCTCAACTTTAGCAACAAAAAACTCCATAAACTTTCATAAAACATTTTAAAGAAAGAGGAAACCAAGAGTCATATCATAAAAAGACAAACTAACAACAGGTCATAAAACCACAAGCTAAACTCATCGAAAGTTCAAAAATATAAATCTAACTTGTAGCAGAAGAGTAGaacttaaaaactaaaacatGAAGATAGAACTTAAAAAGCCTATGTCTTCATTGTCATCATCCCCATTTGTGAGACGAATTTGGTATTTAATGCTATAGTGAGAAATTAAGTAATCTAATTTATTTCAGTCGTATCTGAATTCAGAATATGAGAAGGCAATTGCTGAGTAGTGGACCATTATGTTACAGCTTCTCGCATGGTCTCTGTGTTCTAATAATAAACCAACAAATGATCAGGCTTAAGCGTTTAATATGTGTGTACACAGACTGCCCTGGTTTGAAAGCTTTGAGATGTGATGTGACTGTTATTCAAGAACATAGTAGGGAAAAAGGTATTTCAGTGAGAATTGGGAAAAGTAAATATTTAGGGTCGTGATTGACATGAAAACCAacataaaacttaaaaaaaaaaaatcatatgtttGGAACTCAGGAGTGCGTTGAACATCCTGGTAAAAAGGCATGATTTTGACTTACCAGATtttttacttatatatatatatataaataatttaaaagagTCAAGACCTCCAGTTTTCTGAAAATATTACGAAAAATAAGCAGTTCTGAAATATTTGATTCAgaaatttttatttgttttaccACTGCATTTGTATGATATCTATCACAACTTTTTTAATAGGCTGTTGTCGTTTTGGTGCGGACCTTGCAAAGCAGTTGACATCCAGTTTGCTTAGTGTTCTTGTAAGCTGTGGAACTATCAAAATATGTTTTGCTGATAGGACTCCTGAAAAGGTATGTCATGCACAACATTTCTGCAGATTTCTCTTCGCTAAGTGGTGGCTATATTGTATCATGTGTTGGCTGATGCTGTCATCAACAGGTATCTAATATTATTTTGAAGGAACTTGGTGATAATCCAAAAGTTTACATTTGGCATGGTGAAGGTAACTAAAGTTGATATCTAATGTATATGCTTATCATGGAGAGTAGTGAAGTAGGAGAGTTTTTAATGGGATGCATTATAATGATTTTCAGAACCAAACCCTCACATGGGAAATGTGGCTTGGGCTGATGCTTTTGTTGTCACGGCAGATTCTGTTAGTCTGATAAGTGAGGTTTGCAGCACTGGGTATGATTAACACCATTATCTCTGTAGTTACTTACTCGAACATAATTATAAGTAATTAAGGATGTGGTCTTCACATGCTTAATTACTTCTGTATACAATCTGTGGATTTTTTTCCCCTCTAAAAAACTATTGCTCCCCAGGAAACCTGTCTACGTTATGGGTGCTGAGAATTGTAGATGGAAACTCTCTGATTTCCATAAGTCTCTGATGAATCGAGGTGTGGTTCGGCCATTTACAGGTTCTGAGGATGTAAGTAATGTACAATTTGAGCTGACTCTGTCAAGTCACTTGCCATTTCGCAATAAGCTTTATTTCCCCCAAAGTTTTGCTATTTCTACAGTAATTACTTATTAGTTgtgtgtatgttttttttattgcaCATGCATGGTCCTTGAATTCTCTAAGATGTGTTTGGTACCAAGGAGAAGTGTATGCCATTAAGGTATGACAGTTGTATGCCAGAACTGCCACATTTCACAATATATTCCTCCTTCGGCAGACCCCCTTACAACAGCCATTACCCACCACCTGCTTCAAAATATTCTGAAAATGAGCTGGCTTCTCTGATCAACTACAACTTCCTGTAAAGTGTTGACCAAATGGCCCTAGCAATAGAACAATGATGAGATAAATAATCACGCTAGACTTAGATCTCTTTCTGTGTAAAACACGCCATATAGGAGATATGTATAGGGAAAGTTTATAGTGCTGTAAATTCTTTCAAGTGTTTAGCTTCTTCAATGCTACCAGCCATTCATAAGTTCAGTAATTGGAGATCATTCTAGCCCATGAATTTCTTGTGAATTTTTTTGGATTTCTAGTGCTCATCAAGTTTTGAAACAACTTAGAAATGTGTCCCCTTCCTGGTTGAAGTTTGATATTTGTCCACGGGCTCTTTCCTCCAAAAAAATCAATTCCTGCTTTTGTTCTTTTTGGAGTCTCTTTCCTTCCTTAAACTTGATGACCAGTTCAAGGTATGTTCCGTGTTATCAATCACTTGTATTCTGCCATGAGCATACATTTTTTTAAATGCAAGTCTCCAAACATTTTGTATTCCATCTTTTTAAGGGATCTTTCACGCTTTTCAGTTTTATCATGAACTTATGAACATATGCTCAATCCACATATTTTCAAATCTAGGGCCCCACTTTAGGGTAAAAAATTACAAGACAGTGGTCATAAATGACTAACCAGACTTTCTTGACGAAAAACTTAAGAGGCTATGTTTGGTATAGAAGGGAGAAAATAAGAGGGAAGACTGTCATGCTTGTGTTTCCGAGCTTGTTGAACTTCTCATGAACATAATGGACCACATAAGTCTCCCTTCACACACCATCTATTGTCTCTTGCTTCACAGCCCAACTATCTCATCCAACATCCTCGTGCTTCTTGTTGAGCAGTTTGCCTTACAGCCTCCACCAATGTTCTCCTTCCAGGTTTTCTACCTTGCTTCCCAACATTAAAATACCTCCCAATGCACCAATCGATGGCCCACTAAAATCCATTATTTGGATCATGACCTCCGAAGACTTCCAATAAATGTCTTATCCACAATCTTGTTTTTAACCCCCCAAAGCACTAAAATATCAGGATGCTCACTGCACACTGTTGCATTATGATCCATGTCATCAGCTTCTTATATGAGAATAAAATCAACTAAAAGCTCTGTTCTTTTCATCAAGTCACCCCAAGTTTTAACTTCCTCAATTCCCCTTCATCACCTCTTGTCGACTTGCAGTATAATTTTAAAGATTGACAGGCTTAGGAATAAGCCCCAAATTGCAAGTGCTAAGGAATTCCATCAATGTTGAAAACTGGATTTCTTCCTTCAATTTTTGCTACCTGTAACTTATTAACTTTCTTATTGACAAGtctttctaatttatttttatgCATTTAGTTTGAGTAATGGTCAGGATAACCTACACTTGTATAGCTTTAAACCACATGTGTTTTTTTCAAAGTAGGACCACACTATGTACATGAATGGTTAAAAGGTATTTCTATGTTACTGAGCTCAGGTTTTGGAGTGCCATAACTTTTTTAGCTTTCCTCTTATTCACTACTTATCATGTCACATAATATAGTTTCTTAGCTAATTTTCTTTTATTGATTTGTAACTGAGAGGTATTGATATATTGCCGATGAACGTCATTTTCTCATTGTTTTGATTTATTCTTTTCCATTTTTAGATATCGGAAAGCTGGAGCTATCCTCCCCTTAATGACACTGCAGAAGCAGCCTCAAAGGTGCATGAAGCACTTGCTGAGCGTGGATGGAGACTGCGGCCATAAAAGGCACGATTGTCACAGTTCTTTCAACTGTGGTTGGCTTATAACatgttttctaaagaaaaagataacaaataataattaaaaaaaaggttTTGATCTTTAGGTATATTCCATAGTGCATATAGGGAAGATAAGCTACAAAGggtttttctttttttcctttgaaATCCAATTTATTTCCCCTTTTGGGGTATTGCTACGTATGGAATAAAGGATTGTTCTTATTGCGGCTTGTAAAGTAGTAAGAGGGACAAACATGTTCTTTTTTCTTGCTGCTTAACAGATTCTTTTAAGGAGTTTGTTGCAATGTTTGTGCtataaatattttttgtaatataaACCATGTATTTTTCTTCACATTGTACAAAGATGCAATGGCAAGATATATTCTTTCCTTAAATGTGATTTATTTCTCTCATTTGAACATCTGTATTGAAATGAAACGTACACTCCAGATAAGCCAGTCCATTTCTTTGTCTTGTTTTAGTATCTTCAATCTTATCATCGGCTATTACATGAAGACTTCTTGCCACAACTGATTCCATACGTTAGCAGCCCAATTGATTAGGTGGAGAAATATACTATTACACGGTACTACGCTTTGTATTATGATTATGTAATACAAAATATGCACTTAAAGATTACACAGTCAATTGCTCATTAAATGGTATTCAATATAGTTGATGACAAGCATTGAATGTTTAGCACCAAATCTGATAAATTAATATAGTGATTGTAAGATCATAAATGACCGGTGTTGAATTTAAAACTGGTTTATAGCGCACAACCTACATAGAAAAAACAGCCTACGTAATTGGTTGTTCTATATTGCTTTTGGACCAATTGCTATCCATAAAGTGGAGCAAGTTAGCAATTGCAACAACTCCATAGAGCTTCCATTTACTGAATCCTTTTTCTCTAGTCTCTATATAACCTCTCCTCTTTTCAGTATATCCCAGGCAATCCCATAATAGAATACCACTTCTCTATATTTGATTTGCCCGGATGGACTCAAATCAAAACACTGATGAAGCTGTCCTTGTTCCAAAAAGTAGGTCCAAGGGAAAAGCAGTAGAGGATGCCTCTCCTGCTCCCACCCCAGCCGTCGTGAGCACCAAAAAGGTCACCGTAGTAGTCCGGAGAGTAGGATGGAAAAAAGGTGTCGCTATATTCGATTTCGTTCTAAGGCTGTGTGCGGCTGCAGCCGCCTTTGCTGCCTCTGTTGCTGCCGCACAGGCAGAACAGATTCTACCCTTCTTCACGCAGTTCCTGCAGTTCCATGCTCAGTACAATGATCTTCCAACTATAACGTAATGCATTTTATTATCTACACATACACCACTGCTAACGCATGCATGCACACACAAAATGCATATAATATCGAACGTActttaaaattaacaaaattacaCAAGTGCATATATGTATGGTGTTGTGTATTTATactatatatgtatacatatatgcaGGTTTTTTGTGATTGCAAATGCAGCCGCTGGTGCATATCTTGTCCTCTCATTGCCCTTTTCTATAATATGCATTGTTCGACCCTATAAAGTAGGACCAAGGCTCCTCCTCCTCATCTTAGACACGGTAAACCAAAAAATTTAAAGTCTTCCTTTttaactttcttttattttttctcttATCACAAAGTACAATCCACAAACCGATTTGGTTTAACCATGTTCGTGGCCTGCTTTACATAATCATTACTTTTGTTTTGAGCTTATAATGCCCCAATGAACTTAAAATTAAGATTCTTTAATCTACAACAATATAATGTGTTGATCTTGATATTTAGAAAGTAAGCTTGGATTAGATgaaaattaatcaattttatcaTATAATTTTGCTATGGAGTTGATGAAAATATTGCCAACAACCGAATTAATAATCTTCTTAGTGTAAGATAATATAATCTTATTAAAAGAATTGGGATAATTTGGGATAAGTTATATAGAAATATGTATAACGCTATTTTAATCTTATGAAGAATCAATACCAGTTGATACAAATACATATTGAAGTTTAAAAATTTAGCACTATGCTAAATtggaataataataatactatcCTAGCACCCTAATTCTTTCCTGATGGATTtgatataaaagaaaaaatagtGTATTTTTTGGTTTGGGATATAATAATGTAAATAGTAAGTGGTCTATTGTTATAGAATCTAAAATAAATAGTATAATAGGTCTGTTGGTATAGAATGTAAATAAATATAGAGGTGTGTGTGTAGGTGATGACTACTGTGACCATAGGTGCGGCGGGGGCAGCGAGTGCAATCATGTACTTGGCTCATAACGGGAGTGTGGATGCCAACTGGTTAGCCATTTGTCAGCAGTTTACGGACTTTTGCCAGCAAATCACTGGTGCCGTCGTTGCTTCTTTTGTCGCAGCCGTCATTCTCATTGCACTCGTTGCCATTTCTGCTGTTGCACTTAAAAGAACCACCTCTATTACTACTCACTAGATTTTACCTAATTATTACTATCcttctacttctacttctacttctacGTACATTATATGTATATGACTAATAATGGCTTATGTGAATAAAACATCTTATTGTTTCTCCTTTTTCTTTGATATTTCTTGCAAAATGTTATTTACTTTCTCATAATCACCACCACATAGATACGAAGAGATTGTGATGTATTTAAAATTCACTCTTTTTCATTACAGCACAATTTGGAATGATATAAGATGGTCCTGCAGGCAGTTCTACCTATTAAAACTgagtaatgaaaaaaaaattaatatagacATTACATATTAAATCTAAATAATCATCAATTTAACCCTCatttttaaaacatttttaaattAGCTCTCTGTGATTTTTAAAGTGGGATGTTTTGTCaaacttattttataaataaagatTCTGTTTTTAGAAGTACTTGTATAAgactaaaattattaatttttttaataaactaattaaaaagtATTTGAAAGCATAAACTATTTAACAtatgtaattatttatataaactgATAATTATTAATGTTAAACATcactaacaatttttttttattaaaaaaagtgATATTGTTACCATGCTTGAGTAATACTATATACACACTCAAATTATGTgtattttatataaatttattttacaattTCTAAATAAATAATGTAATTTGGTATTGATATTTTAATATAACTATTTGTATAAATTAATAATGTTAGAGATATATATTATACTCAATGTGAATAgagaaaccaaaatacaactctaagcaaaatgttacaatagacaagataatagataaaaaaatgttacaactctattgtAAAAATAgaagtaaatagaaatagagaATGATAGATATATTgataatacaactcaaagcataacAATACAGATAAATATATAAGATAGAAACAAAAAGTAAAAGAGGtaaaagaacaaaataataagaagaacaatagataaaATCTTACACTcgcacaaccaaagtgtagagtagtgggggtcaccaacttgaacaaggttcaagacctttgttcaaaagtttatttctctctattctctaagcactaagggatctctcaaggaaatagctatatggaattatcaagcctctatgttgtatttttcagccaagtgctttgtagaTAGAAAATGATATATCTTACAAATGAGCATttgactcctatttatagaatttgaGAAACCCTTTGCATTTCCAATTCCACCAACtctcatggttgttaccaatgtttaattgaatgtttatggaattaaattgaagatttgagagttacttaggatgttagaaccgttcaaattggaaaaactGAAAAGTAGTTTGGCTGTCAGTCTCATTGGCTGCGCCCAGGAGTATCAGTGACTGCGGCcattggcctctgtcccccaggccgcaaCCAGGGATAAACAATGGCCACGGCCACAAGCAATTTTTAGCATccaaattttttcagtttttcaaAGACTTCTCAAACCCTTTCCACCTAGTGAGAGTTAAAAATATGTcttcaacaaccatatttcataatggctttgtgaaatccaaactcaaatgtgtaacataca contains the following coding sequences:
- the LOC133788899 gene encoding mitochondrial fission protein ELM1; the protein is MKPIRLPEPPGPKVSMGVADIFEGGVYGVIRRAVVIGNGFPSSENQSIGLVRALGLADKHVLYRVTRPRGGVNEWLHWLPVSLHKKLYYILQRIYGYSKFMLKSKGHRVMTLPSENGGSVGLSSILEADVKQIVNMARETSEKDGPLLVVASGRDTIAIASSIKRLASENVFVIQIQHPRTQLNRFDLVITPQHDYYPLTPQGQEQVPRFLRKWITPQEPPGKHVVLTVGALHQIDSTALRSAASTWHDEFAPLPKPLLVVYVGGPTGCCRFGADLAKQLTSSLLSVLVSCGTIKICFADRTPEKVSNIILKELGDNPKVYIWHGEEPNPHMGNVAWADAFVVTADSVSLISEVCSTGKPVYVMGAENCRWKLSDFHKSLMNRGVVRPFTGSEDISESWSYPPLNDTAEAASKVHEALAERGWRLRP
- the LOC133788900 gene encoding casparian strip membrane protein 3-like; translation: MDSNQNTDEAVLVPKSRSKGKAVEDASPAPTPAVVSTKKVTVVVRRVGWKKGVAIFDFVLRLCAAAAAFAASVAAAQAEQILPFFTQFLQFHAQYNDLPTITFFVIANAAAGAYLVLSLPFSIICIVRPYKVGPRLLLLILDTVMTTVTIGAAGAASAIMYLAHNGSVDANWLAICQQFTDFCQQITGAVVASFVAAVILIALVAISAVALKRTTSITTH